Proteins encoded within one genomic window of Tamandua tetradactyla isolate mTamTet1 chromosome 11, mTamTet1.pri, whole genome shotgun sequence:
- the CD70 gene encoding CD70 antigen: protein MAEEGSGCPVRRLAWASLLRSVLLPLLTAMTGAVVICSILCSQCLPQKQQPESSGWDIAELQLNHTGLRKDPLLRWQGSPALGRSFAQGPELDNGQLRVQRAGIYRLHVQVTLANCSSRWTPVHRRATLAVGICSPVARSISLLRLSFHRSCTVASQRLTPLARGDTLCANLTLPLLPSRNTDETFFGVHWVHP from the exons ATGGCTGAGGAGGGCTCCGGCTGCCCGGTGCGCCGCTTGGCTTGGGCTTCTCTCCTGCGGAGTGTTTTGCTCCCTTTGCTCACTGCTATGACCGGCGCCGTGGTGATATGCAGCATCCTGTGCAGTCAATGTCTCCCGCAGAAGCAGCAGCCGGAGTCATCTGGG tGGGACATAGCTGAGCTCCAGTTGAATCACACAG GCTTACGGAAGGACCCTCTGCTGCGCTGGCAGGGGAGCCCCGCGCTGGGCCGCTCCTTCGCGCAAGGACCGGAGCTGGACAACGGGCAGCTGCGTGTCCAGCGCGCGGGCATCTACAGGCTGCACGTCCAGGTGACGCTGGCCAACTGCTCCTCCAGGTGGACCCCCGTGCACCGCAGGGCCACGCTGGCCGTGGGCATCTGCTCCCCGGTGGCGCGCAGCATCAGCCTTCTGCGTCTCAGCTTCCACCGCAGCTGCACGGTCGCCTCGCAGCGCCTGACACCCCTGGCCCGGGGCGACACGCTGTGCGCCAACCTGACGCTGCCGCTGCTGCCTTCGCGCAACACCGACGAAACTTTCTTTGGGGTTCACTGGGTGCATCCCTGA